A single region of the Thermomicrobiales bacterium genome encodes:
- the trpS gene encoding tryptophan--tRNA ligase gives MAGRRKRVFSGIQPSGVSHIGNYLGAIRNWVSQQETYDNIFCIVNLHALTLPTEPDSLHANTITMANTLLAAGIDPNDSILFVQGDVREHSELCWLLNSVATYGELRRMTQFKDKAGSAEESVSAALFDYPVLQVADIILYDADLVPVGEDQRQHIELARDVAQRFNRRYGDTFVVPAPDIKTSGARIMSLEDPTKKMSKSAGSAGSYIALTDTDAEITKKIKRAVTDSGSEVRAAEDKPALTNLLGIYSLLSNEPVAEIEDRYAGKGYGAFKTDLATIVVDAVRPIREKLLELEANPDYAIGVLADGADRARSYAVPKMAIVRERMGLTGHTVSK, from the coding sequence ATGGCAGGACGACGCAAGCGGGTCTTTTCTGGAATCCAGCCCTCCGGTGTGAGCCATATTGGGAACTATCTGGGCGCGATTCGGAACTGGGTATCCCAGCAAGAGACCTACGACAACATTTTCTGCATCGTGAATCTGCATGCGCTCACGTTGCCGACCGAGCCAGATTCGTTGCACGCCAACACGATCACCATGGCCAACACGCTGCTCGCCGCGGGCATCGACCCAAACGACTCGATCTTGTTCGTTCAGGGCGATGTACGTGAACACTCAGAGCTTTGCTGGCTGCTGAATTCTGTGGCGACCTACGGCGAACTTCGTCGTATGACGCAATTCAAGGACAAGGCCGGCAGCGCGGAAGAGTCGGTTTCGGCAGCGCTTTTCGACTATCCCGTGCTGCAGGTGGCCGACATCATCCTGTACGACGCCGACCTGGTGCCCGTGGGTGAGGATCAGCGCCAGCACATCGAGCTTGCTCGCGACGTTGCGCAGCGGTTCAATCGGCGATATGGCGACACATTCGTCGTGCCTGCCCCGGATATCAAGACCAGTGGCGCGCGCATCATGTCACTCGAGGATCCGACCAAGAAGATGAGCAAGAGCGCCGGATCAGCAGGCAGCTACATCGCGCTCACCGACACCGATGCGGAGATCACAAAGAAGATCAAACGAGCGGTGACCGACTCTGGCTCCGAGGTTCGCGCCGCCGAAGACAAACCGGCGCTCACCAACCTGCTCGGCATCTATTCATTGCTGAGCAACGAGCCTGTAGCCGAGATCGAGGACCGCTATGCCGGCAAGGGCTATGGCGCGTTCAAGACCGACCTCGCAACGATCGTGGTCGACGCGGTTCGGCCAATTCGGGAAAAGCTGCTCGAGCTGGAAGCGAACCCGGACTATGCGATTGGTGTGCTTGCCGACGGAGCCGATCGCGCGCGGTCGTACGCGGTCCCGAAGATGGCAATCGTCCGCGAACGCATGGGGTTGACCGGGCACACAGTCTCGAAGTAG
- a CDS encoding MFS transporter has protein sequence MTTTQESEKRHLSSILIVIAIALTGLGIMAGSGGATWPDVLDAFGVSDGWFGLLAGLGIILSLPLLVFGGKVTARFGKIPLLVAAGVGFLIVAAGFMYAPRAFLVFAVLMLVRGFSFAIIDLSANALAMDAERVARKHVMSPLHAGYSAGAVLGAGMTAVLFSAGYGFKSVYLIIIGISLVIVLSPALVGFKDRLAQAGSGEGEAVSLSGFRDPVIRLAAIVTGLSFAGEVLIAEWVAIYLRDERGFSGSTGALAVTCYGVALMIGRLVNGPVVNRLGLKPSFQLQGMLTIVGGVLVIAGGPAIVALLGAFVAGFGLAGVGPSGLSLAGKAWPNAPGAASGLTLLGGYIGLAAAPLLGGLFSSVASTRVTLACVAACGVGILLASFAVRENRSSGSGPLELS, from the coding sequence GTGACGACAACCCAAGAGTCCGAGAAGCGCCACCTGAGTTCGATTCTGATCGTTATCGCAATCGCGCTGACCGGACTTGGCATCATGGCGGGTTCCGGTGGCGCAACCTGGCCCGATGTACTGGATGCGTTTGGCGTATCTGACGGCTGGTTCGGCTTGCTGGCCGGTCTTGGGATCATCCTGTCGTTGCCGCTGCTGGTTTTCGGCGGAAAGGTCACTGCCCGCTTTGGCAAGATCCCGCTGCTGGTTGCGGCCGGTGTGGGGTTTTTGATCGTTGCGGCGGGATTCATGTACGCCCCGCGCGCATTTCTCGTGTTTGCCGTATTGATGCTGGTTCGTGGGTTCTCGTTCGCCATCATCGATCTCAGCGCGAATGCGCTTGCGATGGACGCCGAACGCGTCGCCAGGAAACACGTCATGAGCCCTCTGCATGCCGGGTACAGCGCCGGGGCGGTGCTGGGCGCAGGAATGACCGCCGTGCTCTTCTCGGCAGGTTACGGCTTCAAGAGCGTCTATCTGATCATCATCGGCATCTCGCTGGTGATCGTGCTCTCGCCGGCGCTGGTGGGTTTCAAGGATCGGCTCGCGCAGGCAGGCAGCGGCGAGGGCGAGGCGGTTTCACTCTCAGGGTTTCGTGATCCTGTCATTCGGCTTGCCGCGATCGTGACTGGACTCTCGTTTGCCGGCGAGGTGCTCATTGCCGAGTGGGTTGCCATTTACCTGCGCGACGAACGTGGCTTCTCGGGAAGCACCGGAGCACTGGCGGTTACGTGTTACGGCGTCGCGCTGATGATCGGGCGACTCGTGAATGGCCCGGTCGTCAACAGGCTGGGACTGAAACCGAGCTTTCAGCTGCAAGGGATGCTGACGATTGTTGGCGGAGTGCTGGTGATCGCCGGCGGACCGGCCATAGTGGCGCTCCTTGGGGCGTTCGTTGCCGGATTCGGTTTGGCAGGTGTTGGCCCCAGCGGCCTGAGTCTGGCCGGCAAGGCCTGGCCGAACGCACCTGGCGCCGCGTCAGGACTCACATTGCTGGGCGGATATATCGGTTTGGCGGCTGCGCCATTGCTTGGCGGCCTGTTCTCGTCGGTTGCGTCGACGAGGGTGACACTGGCTTGCGTCGCCGCCTGCGGAGTCGGTATTCTCCTCGCGTCGTTTGCGGTGCGTGAGAATCGCAGTTCCGGTTCCGGTCCGTTGGAGCTGTCGTAG
- a CDS encoding NAD(P)/FAD-dependent oxidoreductase — MTTSTNGAERDVYDITIIGAGPTGLFAAFYAGMRKARTQIIDSLEEPGGALTAIYPEKYIYDVAGFPKILAKDFVEQMYLQAMRDEPDVRLSEQVLDLKRLDDGILELTTSKAVRHSKSVIIAGGVGAFEPKRLEAPGVEELTGKGIHYFAKRVEDFRDKKVVIVGGGDSAVDWALTLEPIAKKVTVIHRSQFRAHESSVQELHASSVDLHFPKCEVTEVKAGEHGRLAEVSFKNGDGEIATIEADELIVAVGFLADLGPLKSWGFELQKNQIVVDIVSMQTSIPGVFAAGDVCWYPAKFRLIATGAAEAVTAVNHAVVHNDPGSRLDPGHSTNIMAARDAAS; from the coding sequence ATGACCACATCGACCAACGGCGCTGAGCGCGATGTTTACGACATTACGATCATCGGCGCCGGACCGACAGGGCTCTTTGCAGCCTTCTACGCGGGCATGCGGAAAGCGCGCACGCAAATCATCGACTCACTGGAAGAACCCGGCGGCGCGCTGACCGCCATCTATCCGGAGAAGTACATCTATGACGTGGCCGGGTTTCCCAAGATCCTGGCCAAGGATTTTGTCGAGCAGATGTACCTGCAGGCGATGCGGGACGAGCCGGACGTTCGTCTCAGCGAGCAGGTGCTCGATTTGAAGCGCCTGGACGATGGCATCCTGGAACTGACCACCAGCAAAGCCGTGCGGCATAGCAAGTCGGTCATCATCGCAGGCGGCGTGGGCGCGTTCGAGCCGAAGCGTTTGGAGGCTCCGGGCGTCGAAGAGTTGACTGGCAAGGGCATCCACTACTTCGCCAAGCGCGTCGAGGATTTCCGGGACAAGAAGGTGGTCATCGTCGGTGGAGGGGACTCTGCGGTCGACTGGGCGCTTACATTGGAGCCAATCGCGAAGAAAGTGACCGTGATTCACCGGTCCCAGTTCCGCGCGCACGAATCGAGTGTGCAAGAGCTGCATGCGTCCTCGGTCGATCTTCACTTCCCGAAGTGCGAAGTCACCGAAGTCAAGGCGGGCGAGCATGGCCGCCTGGCTGAGGTCAGTTTCAAGAACGGCGACGGCGAAATCGCGACGATCGAGGCCGACGAACTCATCGTCGCCGTCGGGTTCCTGGCCGACCTTGGCCCGCTCAAGTCGTGGGGTTTCGAACTACAGAAGAACCAGATCGTGGTCGACATCGTGTCGATGCAAACCAGCATCCCGGGCGTGTTCGCGGCCGGAGACGTTTGTTGGTATCCAGCCAAGTTCCGCCTGATCGCGACTGGCGCCGCCGAGGCGGTGACGGCAGTGAATCACGCTGTCGTCCACAATGATCCCGGATCGCGGCTCGATCCTGGTCATTCGACCAACATCATGGCAGCGCGCGACGCGGCGAGCTAG